One window of Esox lucius isolate fEsoLuc1 chromosome 25, fEsoLuc1.pri, whole genome shotgun sequence genomic DNA carries:
- the hmx1 gene encoding homeobox protein HMX1 — protein MTMPDKVTETHGSTRSKVVSSFYIENLLGSRKECESAENKRKYANGTHSNSTEDESGRQNEMVYPSRALAGPRSQVAIKVPACSRLGADSSPRRESALEMYKGCGASNLKPLRRSTSSLEVNRNSGDRCCSIAASERDSVSPVVSEPMDRSNERDGKNGDSRVTDDNDETQNVFDERSDPEVPLDPNSARKKKTRTVFSRSQVFQLESTFDMKRYLSSSERAGLADSLHLTETQVKIWFQNRRNKWKRQLAADLEVANLSHSAQRMVRVPILYHESSTPTTLGFNVSMPQISPPLVGFPSPVNYPLSSFAHSMSLLRSHMTGLV, from the exons atgaCCATGCCCGACAAGGTGACCGAAACCCATGGATCGACGCGGTCCAAGGTGGTCTCCTCATTTTACATCGAAAACCTGCTTGGTTCGAGGAAGGAATGCGAGTCAGCGGAAAACAAACGAAAATATGCCAACGgcacacacagcaacagtaCAGAGGATGAGAGCGGGAGGCAGAATGAGATGGTCTACCCAAGCCGAGCCCTAGCTGGTCCTCGCAGCCAAGTGGCCATCAAAGTGCCTGCCTGCTCCCGCCTCGGCGCGGACAGTTCCCCAAGAAGGGAATCGGCTCTGGAAATGTATAAAGGGTGTGGAGCCAGCAACTTAAAACCACTCAGAAGATCAACCA GTTCCTTGGAGGTTAACCGAAACTCTGGTGACCGTTGCTGCTCCATCGCAGCCAGCGAACGGGACTCCGTTTCTCCAGTGGTGTCAGAACCCATGGACCGCAGCAACGAAAGGGACGGGAAAAACGGGGACAGCAGAGTGACAGACGACAACGATGAGACTCAGAACGTCTTCGATGAACGATCGGACCCGGAAGTTCCTTTAGACCCTAACTCGGCCCGAAAGAAGAAAACTAGAACCGTTTTCAGTCGGAGTCAGGTGTTTCAGTTGGAGTCAACGTTCGATATGAAACGGTACCTAAGCAGTTCAGAACGGGCGGGCCTCGCAGACTCGCTGCACCTAACGGAAACTCAGGTGAAAATCTGGTTCCAGAATCGGAGGAATAAGTGGAAGAGACAGTTGGCGGCGGATCTCGAGGTGGCCAATCTTTCCCACTCAGCGCAGCGGATGGTCCGAGTTCCCATTCTTTATCACGAGAGCTCCACACCAACAACGCTGGGTTTCAACGTCAGCATGCCCCAGATCTCGCCACCCCTGGTGGGGTTCCCCAGCCCCGTGAACTATCCCCTGTCTTCCTTCGCGCACTCAATGAGTT